A region from the uncultured Draconibacterium sp. genome encodes:
- the hutI gene encoding imidazolonepropionase produces MKLLLENIKELVQVEEHPVLFKAGKDMAKVDTIKNAFVIIRDELIEDFGPMEQLKDKYFDDDLLIEIDCSNRLVYPSYCDSHTHLVYPAPREKEFVDRIKGLSYEEIARRGGGILNSAKLLHNTSEDALYESAMERIGEIVKMGTGAVEIKSGYGLNTNDELKMLRVIRRIRQCAPICVKSTFLGAHAIPLEYKNKPSDYVDMVINEMIPQVAADELADYIDVFCDKGFFSVEDTERILMAGLKYGLRPKIHANELGLTGGIQAGVKYNALSVDHLEYVGEEEIEALKNSETMPTVLPGAAFFLNMKLSPVREMIEAGLPVALASDFNPGSSPSGNMSLISAMGCINFKMLPEEVINATTINTAYAMGISESYGSIARGKVANLFITSEVPGIEYLPYAYGSNLVETVIINGEIQSF; encoded by the coding sequence ATGAAACTTTTACTCGAAAATATAAAAGAACTGGTTCAGGTAGAAGAACATCCGGTGTTGTTTAAGGCCGGAAAAGATATGGCAAAGGTGGATACCATAAAAAATGCTTTTGTAATTATCCGCGATGAGCTGATTGAGGATTTTGGCCCGATGGAGCAGTTAAAAGACAAATATTTTGATGATGACTTGTTAATTGAAATCGACTGCTCAAACCGGCTTGTGTACCCCAGTTATTGCGATTCGCATACACACCTGGTTTATCCAGCCCCGCGCGAAAAAGAATTTGTTGACCGGATAAAAGGCCTTTCGTACGAAGAAATTGCCCGCCGTGGAGGCGGTATCCTGAATTCGGCAAAATTACTTCACAATACTTCGGAAGATGCCTTGTACGAAAGTGCCATGGAACGAATTGGCGAAATAGTAAAAATGGGTACCGGGGCGGTTGAAATAAAAAGTGGTTACGGCCTAAATACCAATGATGAACTAAAAATGCTGCGGGTAATTCGCCGCATCAGGCAGTGTGCTCCCATCTGTGTGAAGTCAACCTTTTTAGGTGCGCATGCAATCCCGCTGGAATATAAAAATAAACCATCGGACTATGTCGATATGGTTATCAACGAGATGATTCCGCAAGTGGCAGCCGACGAGCTGGCTGATTATATTGATGTGTTTTGTGATAAGGGCTTTTTCTCGGTGGAAGATACCGAACGTATTCTGATGGCCGGCTTAAAATACGGCCTCCGGCCAAAAATACACGCCAACGAGCTGGGTTTAACCGGTGGTATTCAGGCCGGAGTAAAATACAACGCCCTTTCGGTTGATCATTTGGAATATGTGGGCGAGGAGGAAATTGAAGCACTTAAGAACTCAGAAACAATGCCCACTGTACTGCCTGGTGCTGCTTTCTTTTTAAATATGAAATTGTCGCCCGTGCGCGAAATGATTGAGGCAGGATTGCCGGTGGCACTGGCCTCGGATTTTAACCCCGGCTCGTCGCCAAGCGGAAATATGAGTCTGATTTCGGCAATGGGCTGCATCAACTTTAAAATGTTACCCGAAGAGGTAATTAACGCCACCACAATAAACACAGCCTATGCCATGGGAATTAGCGAAAGCTACGGAAGCATTGCCCGGGGAAAAGTGGCCAACCTTTTTATTACCAGCGAAGTTCCGGGAATTGAATATTTGCCGTATGCCTACGGTTCGAATCTGGTTGAAACGGTAATTATTAATGGCGAGATACAAAGCTTTTAG
- a CDS encoding NUDIX domain-containing protein, which produces MTSTTTPFKATELLDHISLDCVIFGFHNNELKVLMLRLKNTNDYALPGGFVKHEETLEQAASRTLKERTGLDNIFLKQFKVFSEPDRNKSIQTLPIFDKNEAAENIAFFNKRFISVGFYALVEYSQVNPSPDMLSERCEWMNPFDELDVILDHKEIMETALQTLRIQLNQQPIGLKLLPHKFTMPQLQTLYETLLGRKLDRRNFQRKILSYKILNKLNERKTGGAHKAPFLYEFNIESYQKALEEGLSGSW; this is translated from the coding sequence TTGACTTCAACTACTACTCCATTTAAAGCAACAGAATTACTCGACCATATTTCGCTCGATTGTGTGATTTTTGGATTTCACAACAACGAGTTAAAGGTACTGATGCTTCGTTTAAAAAACACTAACGATTATGCCTTACCCGGCGGTTTTGTTAAACACGAAGAAACGCTGGAACAAGCTGCCAGCCGCACCTTAAAAGAGCGAACCGGGCTCGATAATATTTTTCTGAAACAATTTAAGGTTTTTAGCGAACCGGATCGAAATAAATCGATACAAACACTACCAATATTCGACAAAAATGAAGCGGCAGAAAACATAGCTTTTTTTAACAAACGTTTTATTTCGGTTGGGTTTTATGCCCTGGTTGAATACTCGCAGGTAAATCCAAGCCCCGATATGTTATCAGAGCGTTGCGAGTGGATGAATCCTTTTGATGAACTGGACGTCATCCTGGACCATAAAGAAATTATGGAAACGGCCCTGCAAACCTTACGCATTCAGCTTAACCAGCAGCCAATTGGACTAAAACTACTGCCCCATAAATTTACGATGCCCCAACTGCAAACACTTTACGAAACACTGCTCGGCCGCAAACTGGACCGTAGAAATTTTCAACGAAAAATATTATCCTATAAAATTCTGAATAAACTGAACGAACGAAAAACGGGCGGGGCCCACAAAGCTCCTTTTTTATACGAATTTAACATTGAAAGCTACCAAAAAGCACTGGAAGAAGGCTTAAGCGGTAGCTGGTAA
- a CDS encoding histidine kinase, with protein sequence MNFWKKINLKTILFHSLFWVAVWFFFFYFFSYNSDKVDYALWFSSGLLPLTIGVTYFVNYRLIPRYLLAKRYWKFALYSFYTFVYISYIISLLIYTCLILVLKFNLNEMPPMSKNFFFVLLLVIIVVGVISFVSILNQSFKTATANKELQNKILETQLQLKEQELHYLKRQIHPHFLFNTLNTIYGFALKQSTQTPDIILKLSNLLDYILYQVNKPLVSLKEEVLHIQEYIELEKVRFQDTLKVDFRSTEVKEEIRVAPMLLIPFVENAFKHGNLVDGFLSITIEVRVENNSLEFDIENSFIEEDNAQKNGGLGLLNIRKRLDLNYPNNYELVHGIKENRYKASLVIGDLTKTEKVKQANDN encoded by the coding sequence ATGAACTTTTGGAAAAAAATAAATTTAAAAACGATCCTTTTTCATTCGCTGTTTTGGGTGGCGGTTTGGTTTTTCTTTTTCTATTTTTTTAGTTATAACTCAGACAAAGTAGACTATGCGCTTTGGTTCTCGAGCGGATTATTGCCGCTTACCATTGGCGTAACCTATTTTGTAAATTACCGCCTTATTCCGCGTTATCTGCTGGCTAAACGTTACTGGAAATTCGCCCTTTACAGCTTTTATACCTTCGTTTATATATCTTATATTATTTCGTTGTTGATATACACCTGCCTTATTCTGGTGCTTAAATTTAATTTAAACGAGATGCCCCCCATGAGCAAAAATTTCTTTTTTGTGTTGCTGCTGGTTATTATTGTTGTTGGGGTAATAAGTTTTGTAAGTATTTTAAACCAGAGTTTTAAAACGGCTACGGCAAATAAAGAGTTGCAAAACAAAATTCTGGAAACACAACTTCAGTTAAAAGAGCAGGAATTGCACTACCTGAAACGACAGATTCACCCTCATTTTCTTTTTAATACTTTGAATACGATTTATGGCTTTGCGCTGAAACAATCAACACAAACACCCGATATTATCCTGAAACTTTCGAACTTGCTGGATTATATTTTGTACCAGGTTAACAAACCGCTGGTAAGTTTAAAAGAAGAGGTATTGCATATTCAGGAATACATTGAGCTGGAAAAGGTGCGTTTTCAGGACACCTTGAAGGTAGATTTTAGGTCAACCGAGGTAAAAGAGGAAATTCGCGTGGCGCCAATGTTGTTGATTCCTTTTGTTGAAAATGCCTTTAAACATGGTAATTTAGTAGATGGTTTTTTAAGCATAACAATAGAAGTTAGGGTTGAGAACAATAGCCTTGAGTTTGACATTGAAAATTCGTTTATCGAGGAGGACAACGCGCAGAAAAACGGTGGGCTCGGGCTTTTAAATATCAGAAAACGCTTGGATTTGAATTACCCGAATAATTATGAACTGGTGCACGGGATTAAAGAAAACCGGTATAAAGCCAGCTTGGTGATTGGCGATTTAACTAAAACAGAAAAAGTAAAGCAAGCCAATGACAACTAA
- a CDS encoding MotA/TolQ/ExbB proton channel family protein, producing the protein MNAIISKLNDGGPAFTYIIVLSFLVIIGFFVRGLFTKGEKYKTIELMKQISWFAVAWGFLGRVFGLIMIFDKVQAMGDVAPSVFADGLKIALVAPLCGILVFALTRLGIIVLVSLQKNFQPQENN; encoded by the coding sequence ATGAATGCAATTATTAGCAAACTTAACGATGGCGGCCCCGCTTTTACCTACATCATTGTACTATCATTTCTAGTAATAATAGGGTTCTTTGTGCGTGGACTTTTCACAAAAGGAGAAAAATACAAAACGATTGAATTAATGAAGCAAATAAGCTGGTTTGCTGTTGCCTGGGGATTTTTAGGCCGTGTTTTCGGACTAATTATGATCTTCGATAAAGTTCAGGCCATGGGCGATGTAGCACCAAGTGTTTTTGCCGACGGACTAAAAATTGCACTGGTCGCTCCTCTGTGCGGAATTCTTGTTTTTGCGTTAACACGCTTAGGAATTATTGTACTTGTAAGTCTGCAAAAGAATTTCCAGCCTCAGGAAAACAATTAA
- a CDS encoding DJ-1/PfpI family protein, translating to MKKVLLLLAEGFEVFEASVFIDVFGWNLEEGNQLTRLYTCALRKEIKSSFNQRFIVDYLPGDINTDDFDALAIPGGFEVYGFYKDAYDERFLELIRHFRAANKPIASICVGALPLGKSGILNGKKATTYNSEVRRAALKSYGVEVVHQPIVSEDNIITSWNPSTAMNVAFMLLEKLSTKANADKVRGLMGF from the coding sequence ATGAAAAAAGTTTTACTGCTGCTCGCCGAAGGATTTGAAGTTTTTGAAGCCAGCGTTTTTATCGATGTTTTTGGCTGGAACCTGGAAGAAGGCAACCAGTTAACCCGCCTTTACACCTGTGCGTTGCGTAAAGAAATAAAAAGCTCGTTTAACCAGCGCTTTATTGTCGACTACCTGCCTGGCGATATAAACACGGATGATTTTGATGCGCTGGCAATTCCCGGCGGGTTTGAGGTGTACGGCTTTTACAAAGATGCTTATGATGAACGTTTCCTTGAATTGATTCGGCATTTCCGCGCAGCAAATAAACCCATCGCATCTATTTGCGTAGGTGCATTGCCATTGGGCAAGAGTGGAATATTAAACGGCAAAAAAGCAACCACCTACAATAGTGAAGTACGCAGAGCTGCGTTAAAAAGCTATGGTGTAGAAGTTGTTCATCAGCCCATCGTTAGCGAAGATAATATCATCACTTCCTGGAATCCTTCAACCGCAATGAATGTGGCCTTTATGCTGCTTGAAAAACTAAGCACAAAAGCCAATGCCGATAAAGTACGCGGATTAATGGGGTTTTAA
- a CDS encoding LytTR family DNA-binding domain-containing protein has translation MTTKIRCIIVDDEPMAREILENHLRKIEAVQIVALCKNAVEAFNCISTEQVDLVFLDINMPEISGLSFAKSINNAVKVIFTTAYREYAVDGFDLQAVDYLLKPISFGRLLQSINKYLNESQQALPDEMAPIEPEKTESVFVRADRKMIKINFPEILYIESLADYIKIHLQDKTIVTRETISSIEAKLPQKDFLRVHRSFIVAIKAIDSFTNELLEIGKKQIPISRSYKEQVLRRLQ, from the coding sequence ATGACAACTAAAATACGATGCATTATTGTTGATGACGAGCCCATGGCCCGCGAAATTCTGGAAAACCACCTCCGGAAGATTGAAGCCGTGCAAATTGTTGCTTTGTGTAAAAATGCAGTGGAGGCTTTTAACTGCATCAGTACCGAGCAGGTTGACCTTGTTTTTCTGGATATCAATATGCCCGAGATTTCGGGACTGTCGTTTGCCAAATCAATCAACAATGCGGTAAAAGTTATTTTCACCACAGCATATCGCGAGTATGCCGTTGATGGTTTCGATTTACAGGCGGTTGACTATCTTTTGAAGCCCATCTCGTTTGGGCGTTTACTGCAAAGTATTAATAAATACCTCAACGAAAGTCAGCAGGCTTTGCCCGACGAAATGGCGCCTATCGAGCCGGAAAAAACAGAGTCGGTTTTTGTGCGTGCCGACAGGAAAATGATTAAAATAAATTTTCCCGAAATATTGTATATCGAAAGCCTGGCCGATTACATAAAAATTCACTTGCAGGATAAAACCATTGTAACGCGCGAAACCATTTCGAGCATAGAAGCCAAATTACCCCAAAAAGATTTCCTGCGTGTGCATCGCTCGTTTATTGTGGCTATTAAGGCAATCGATTCGTTTACAAACGAGTTGCTTGAAATAGGTAAAAAACAAATTCCTATCAGCCGAAGCTACAAAGAGCAAGTGTTGAGGCGTTTGCAGTAA
- a CDS encoding AraC family transcriptional regulator translates to MIPLRKIPDKGDPSDILQVFPTINPELLCCRYWWLKNWEFNELSFPYWRIYTNNRDGAVITHNGIDYPLREGKIIMIAPNTNFSTRLFNNPIPKTGYVIRGDKVDFSTEELLEGNYLLHLFIHFNLGTLYDNVKPGIFEFNISGLLQKKIDSITSHLRKDSTQFNFKVALNIQSLITHLLSEIEEKDRFDVSTDLRILDTLDFIENNISQPLSNEILAERVKLATNAFNRLFKQETGLSPQKYVRKKRIDKSCVLLHHSGQSIEQVALAGGFADRYHFSRIFKQVTGLSPALYRKNFKLS, encoded by the coding sequence TTGATACCACTTAGAAAAATACCCGACAAAGGCGATCCATCTGATATTTTACAGGTGTTTCCAACCATTAACCCGGAATTGCTTTGCTGCAGGTACTGGTGGTTAAAAAACTGGGAATTTAACGAACTCTCTTTCCCGTATTGGCGCATTTACACCAACAACCGCGATGGCGCGGTAATTACGCACAATGGTATAGACTACCCCCTGCGCGAAGGAAAAATTATAATGATTGCGCCAAATACCAATTTTTCCACAAGGCTCTTCAACAACCCTATTCCGAAAACAGGCTATGTAATCAGGGGCGACAAGGTGGACTTTTCTACCGAAGAATTGCTGGAAGGCAATTACCTGCTGCACCTTTTTATTCATTTTAACCTGGGGACATTGTACGATAACGTAAAACCCGGCATTTTTGAATTCAACATCTCGGGTTTACTTCAAAAAAAGATTGACAGCATTACTTCTCACCTGCGAAAAGACAGCACACAATTTAATTTTAAAGTAGCCCTAAATATTCAATCGCTCATTACGCACCTGTTGTCGGAAATTGAGGAAAAAGACCGCTTCGATGTAAGTACCGATCTTCGTATTTTAGACACGCTTGACTTTATCGAAAACAATATTTCGCAGCCCTTAAGCAACGAAATTCTGGCAGAACGGGTGAAGCTCGCCACCAATGCTTTTAACCGGCTTTTTAAACAGGAAACAGGTTTATCGCCACAAAAGTATGTGCGCAAAAAACGTATCGACAAATCGTGTGTGCTCCTGCATCACTCCGGACAATCCATTGAGCAGGTTGCGCTGGCCGGCGGTTTTGCCGACCGTTATCATTTTTCGCGAATATTTAAACAGGTTACCGGACTTTCGCCTGCCCTCTATCGTAAAAACTTTAAGTTAAGCTGA
- a CDS encoding formylglycine-generating enzyme family protein produces MKKTIIVSLAVALAACSGNKTNEKSGTLKQAPEKIQEQSAEPVSPTVEESEMIAFEGGRFLMGSANGLPQESPAHEVVVKAFKIDKSPVTVAQFNAFIQATGYTTEAECFGDSGVFSMEKQGWELLKGAFWKKPMGPNGPDAVANHPVTHVSWNDANAYAKWAGKRLPTEMEWEYAARSGKNSGEKFSWGNELEVNGKYFANTWQGEMNAPETKDGYLFTSPVGVFGENEAGLTDMGGNVWQWCADTYKAYPGSAAPIREDQNVKTIRSGSFFYDQYGEDSFSVSGRSGNSHETSLFNTGFRCAMDAN; encoded by the coding sequence ATGAAAAAGACAATAATTGTGAGCCTGGCGGTGGCCTTGGCTGCCTGCTCGGGAAATAAAACAAACGAAAAATCGGGTACCCTTAAACAAGCCCCGGAAAAGATTCAGGAACAGAGTGCTGAGCCTGTTTCCCCTACTGTTGAAGAGAGCGAAATGATTGCTTTTGAAGGAGGTCGTTTTCTGATGGGTTCAGCGAATGGCTTACCACAGGAAAGTCCGGCACACGAAGTGGTGGTAAAAGCATTTAAAATCGACAAGTCGCCGGTTACCGTTGCGCAGTTTAATGCCTTTATACAAGCCACCGGTTATACTACCGAGGCCGAATGTTTTGGCGACTCGGGCGTATTTAGCATGGAAAAACAAGGCTGGGAATTATTAAAAGGTGCCTTCTGGAAAAAACCAATGGGCCCCAATGGTCCAGATGCCGTGGCCAACCATCCGGTTACGCACGTAAGCTGGAACGATGCCAATGCTTACGCCAAATGGGCCGGCAAACGCCTGCCTACCGAAATGGAATGGGAATATGCCGCCAGAAGTGGTAAAAACTCGGGCGAAAAATTTAGCTGGGGAAATGAACTTGAAGTGAACGGAAAATATTTTGCCAATACCTGGCAGGGCGAAATGAATGCCCCTGAAACAAAAGACGGGTATTTGTTTACCAGTCCGGTTGGTGTTTTTGGCGAAAATGAAGCCGGACTTACAGATATGGGCGGCAATGTTTGGCAATGGTGTGCCGATACTTATAAAGCCTACCCGGGAAGTGCTGCTCCCATTCGCGAAGACCAGAATGTAAAAACCATCCGCAGCGGTTCGTTTTTTTACGACCAGTATGGCGAAGACAGTTTTTCGGTAAGTGGCCGCTCGGGCAACTCGCACGAAACGTCGCTTTTTAATACCGGGTTCCGCTGTGCTATGGATGCCAACTAA
- a CDS encoding GxxExxY protein, with amino-acid sequence MEREKIFRKVLDCAFKVHTELGPGLLESACGQCLKDGIKSVIV; translated from the coding sequence ATGGAAAGGGAAAAGATATTCAGAAAAGTACTGGATTGTGCCTTTAAAGTGCATACTGAATTAGGCCCGGGCTTATTGGAGAGTGCCTGTGGACAGTGTTTGAAAGACGGAATTAAGAGCGTAATTGTATAA
- the ftcD gene encoding glutamate formimidoyltransferase — MKKIIECVPNFSEGRDMGIIKEITNAIESVAGISLLDVDPGKATNRTVVTFVGAPDDVVEAAFRGIKRAAELIDMRKHHGEHPRFGATDVCPLVPVANVSMEEAIEYARKLGKRVGEELGIPVFSYEFAAFSEERRSLANCRSGEYEALKERIAGKRWKPDFGPDEWNERVAGSGATAIGARNFLVAYNINLNTTSTRRANAIAFDIREAGRVKREGDPITGKIVNDENGEPLRIPGSLKKTRAIGWYIEEYGVAQISINLTDITVTPVHVAFDETCKKATERGIRVTGSELVGLIPLQAMLDAGKYFLRKQQRSTGIADEEIIKIAIKSLGLDELAPFDPKKKIIEYVIEDKSAKKLVDMTLTQFKDETASESPAPGGGSISAFVGALGGALGAMVANLSAHKRGWDERWEEFSDWAEKGKYYHNALLNCVDEDTEAFNKIMAAFGLPKASEQEKTERKQAIQLATKNAIEVPLKVMQLAYDSLEVMQAMAEVGNPNSASDAGVGALCARTAVEGAYLNVKINANGFNDAEFLEKAMAKAANLLKAAKEKEVAILEIVNRKIEG, encoded by the coding sequence ATGAAAAAAATAATCGAGTGCGTTCCAAATTTCTCTGAAGGGCGCGATATGGGGATCATAAAAGAAATTACCAATGCCATTGAAAGTGTCGCCGGTATCAGTTTGCTGGATGTTGACCCGGGTAAGGCTACCAACCGCACGGTAGTAACTTTTGTTGGCGCTCCTGATGATGTTGTGGAAGCGGCATTCAGGGGGATTAAGCGTGCTGCCGAGCTCATTGATATGCGTAAACATCACGGCGAGCACCCGCGTTTTGGAGCTACAGATGTTTGCCCGCTGGTGCCGGTGGCCAATGTTAGTATGGAGGAAGCCATTGAATATGCCCGAAAACTCGGGAAACGTGTTGGCGAAGAGCTGGGAATTCCGGTATTTAGCTACGAGTTTGCTGCTTTTAGTGAGGAACGCCGCAGCCTGGCCAATTGCCGCTCGGGGGAATACGAAGCTTTAAAAGAGCGCATTGCAGGCAAGCGCTGGAAACCCGATTTTGGACCGGACGAATGGAATGAAAGGGTTGCAGGAAGCGGTGCCACAGCAATTGGTGCGCGTAACTTTTTAGTGGCTTACAATATAAATCTTAACACCACATCAACCCGTCGGGCCAATGCCATTGCTTTTGATATTCGTGAGGCAGGGCGGGTAAAACGCGAGGGAGACCCAATTACCGGTAAAATAGTAAACGACGAAAATGGCGAGCCGCTGCGGATACCGGGTAGCCTGAAAAAAACGCGTGCCATTGGGTGGTACATCGAAGAATATGGTGTGGCACAAATCTCCATAAACCTTACGGATATTACTGTTACGCCTGTGCATGTAGCTTTTGATGAAACCTGTAAAAAAGCTACCGAAAGAGGCATTCGGGTTACCGGCTCCGAGCTGGTGGGATTAATTCCGCTGCAGGCCATGTTGGATGCCGGAAAGTACTTTCTGCGCAAACAGCAACGTTCAACCGGAATTGCTGATGAGGAGATAATAAAAATTGCCATCAAATCGCTGGGACTTGACGAACTGGCGCCTTTCGATCCGAAAAAGAAAATTATTGAATATGTGATTGAAGATAAATCAGCGAAAAAGCTGGTAGATATGACTTTAACGCAATTTAAAGATGAAACAGCTTCAGAATCACCGGCACCGGGTGGAGGTTCTATTTCTGCTTTTGTTGGTGCTTTGGGAGGCGCTCTAGGTGCTATGGTGGCCAATCTGTCGGCACATAAACGTGGCTGGGACGAGCGTTGGGAAGAATTCTCCGACTGGGCAGAGAAGGGAAAATACTACCACAACGCTTTGTTAAACTGTGTGGACGAGGATACTGAGGCTTTCAATAAAATAATGGCTGCATTTGGTTTGCCCAAAGCCAGTGAGCAGGAAAAAACCGAACGTAAACAAGCTATTCAGCTGGCTACAAAAAATGCCATTGAGGTGCCATTAAAAGTAATGCAGCTGGCGTATGATTCGTTGGAAGTAATGCAAGCCATGGCTGAAGTTGGAAATCCGAATTCTGCTTCAGATGCGGGAGTAGGGGCTTTGTGTGCACGAACAGCTGTTGAAGGTGCCTATCTGAATGTGAAAATTAATGCAAACGGTTTCAACGATGCCGAATTTCTTGAAAAAGCTATGGCAAAAGCAGCGAATCTATTAAAGGCAGCAAAAGAAAAAGAGGTCGCAATTCTGGAGATCGTAAATAGAAAGATTGAAGGCTAA
- a CDS encoding DUF5995 family protein: protein MKPINTIDEVIQTLDLIIEEAIKNQDSLGYFAVLYQKVTQKVKEEIEQNYFEDGQRMEKLDVVFARRYIDAFFAWKNNKPLSLCWEVAFTQATNNNLLVVQHLLLGMNAHINLDLGIAAAEISSGKNIDDLEEDFKRINNILAAMVDDVQRGLSSIWPFLRKVLLWLGQVDNLLVDFSMKLARNGAWNFAKHMADTKKPVWPETIQARDKKVANKAGLVTHPGKMFSLVIQIIRWTERGTVANKIQKLRR, encoded by the coding sequence ATGAAACCAATTAATACCATCGACGAGGTAATCCAAACGCTTGATTTAATTATTGAAGAAGCAATAAAAAACCAGGATAGCTTAGGCTATTTTGCAGTGTTGTACCAAAAAGTTACCCAAAAAGTAAAAGAAGAAATTGAGCAAAATTATTTTGAGGATGGCCAACGAATGGAAAAGCTTGATGTAGTTTTTGCCAGAAGGTACATTGATGCCTTTTTTGCCTGGAAAAACAACAAGCCGCTAAGCCTGTGCTGGGAAGTCGCTTTTACCCAGGCAACCAACAACAATCTTCTTGTGGTTCAGCACTTGCTTTTGGGAATGAATGCACACATTAACCTTGATTTGGGAATTGCCGCAGCCGAAATATCAAGCGGTAAAAACATTGATGATTTAGAAGAGGATTTTAAACGTATAAACAATATTCTGGCAGCAATGGTTGATGATGTGCAACGCGGACTTTCATCCATTTGGCCCTTTTTGCGCAAAGTACTTTTGTGGCTCGGACAGGTTGATAATTTACTTGTTGATTTTAGTATGAAACTTGCACGAAATGGCGCCTGGAACTTTGCCAAACACATGGCAGACACTAAAAAACCGGTCTGGCCCGAAACCATACAAGCGAGAGATAAAAAGGTTGCCAACAAGGCCGGGCTTGTTACCCATCCCGGGAAAATGTTTAGCCTTGTCATTCAAATTATTCGCTGGACCGAACGCGGAACGGTAGCCAATAAAATTCAAAAATTAAGGCGATGA